ttctagcaatgtgctatgattaatatgaatggcagTCATAACGAATATTGgacagcttcccctttaagaccaAAGTCCAGATCCAATACACTGTTACATATGCGTTTTCTCTTTCAGCTGTTTCCTCTCTCTTAAGACCAAAAGAGCTgtctttatgaggatacttgccaaGACGGGGATTCTGACGCatataagtgtgtttatgttatgttcaaagccaataaagcggcaaaaaactctcacacagaaacagagatggcgcacgcatatagctctgttgtttgtgtttcaacggcttaaaatcggttgttttaaaactgcagtgcttaaaaacgCGTGCCCATGCTACAGATGTAGTCCCTCATTTAGGAATGAGCTCGTCGTTTTGTTCTGGTCGTTCTCCACCTGGTTCTGTCTCCCCTTCACGCCCCGTGGTGGTGTGTGAAGATCTCAGTCgtccaaatgattaaaaagtattcccgtaaacaatgtattttgcgacaccacgaaataaacgatagaacataatatgaaaagatagactttttatttcgtccatccgatatatatcgtcatatcgcacagccctagtTCAAACCATTCGCAACAGGCTCAATGACAATGGGCAGCATGGGAAGATACCCTAGAAGAAACCCTTGATCAGCAGGAGAAATCAAATAAGACACCTCCAGTTTGCTAAAGAATATCAAGTCTGCAGAGTTTTGGAAATCAATCCTTTGGAACGATGAGAGTAAATTTAACATGTTTGGCAGTGATGGAAAAACTGAAGTGTGGCAAACCAAAGGACAAAACCCAGTGTCTTACTCCTACTGTAAAGCACGGTGGGGGTGTATGGCAGCTAGTGGAGTAGGTAAACTACATTTCATTGATGGAACTATGAACTCAAACGTATGTCAGATGCTGCCATCAGCCAGGAAGCTCATGGGCCGTCGTTACATCTTTCAGCATGAGAACAACCCCAAACAGACTGCAAAGAAGGTTGGTGATTTCTTTAAGCAGAAGAGGATTAAAGTATTAAACTGGCCACAACAAAGTCCAGATCTAAACCCGATTGAGCAACTCTGGGAGGTGATGGAACGTCGCTGCCTGGATGAAGTGCCAAAAAACCAACAGCGAGTCTGGGAAAATACTGAAGTTCAGGTTTGGTTCaggtcatattttattaccattttctaaactatagtgaataaactgtgataatgggagaaatgttgaaggtgtctgaataaattttggtttgaccgTATACACGGTAGGGGGTCAAACAAAATCATACTGTTTGAACTTATCAAATCATTTCATGGCTTTATAAATTCTCATAACTTTCAACACtttcaaaactttgcatttgtatctaaaatattttcatataaagcATTCATAACAATGTCTACACTTGTGTTCTCTAAATGTATTCCAAATTTCACCATGTCTGAAGTAAGAGAGATGgaatacagatagatagaaccatttggatagatagatagatagatagatagatagatagatagatagatagatagatagatagatagatagatagatagatagatagataccaaccatttagatagatagatagatagatagatagatagatagataccaACCAtttagacagatagatagatagatagatagatagatagatagatagatagatagatagatagatagatagatagataccaACCAtttagacagatagatagatagatagatagataccaACCAtttagacagatagatagatagataccaACCatttagacagacagatagatagatagatagatagatagataccaACCAtttagacagatagatagataccaACCatttagacagacagacagatagatagatagataccaaccatttagatagatagatagataccaACCatttagacagacagatagctaGATACCAActatttagatagatagatagatagatagatagatagatagatagatagatagatagatagatagatagatagatagatagatagatagataccaACCAtttagacagatagatagatggctggatggatggatggatagatagataccAACCatttagacagacagacagacagatagatagatagatagatagatagatagatagatagatagatagatagatagatagatagatagatagacagacagatagacagacagatagatagatagataccaACCAtttagacagatagatagatggatggatggatggatggatggatggatggatggatagatagataccAACCatttagacagacagacagacagacagacagatagatagatagatagatagatagatagatagatagatagatagatagataccaACCatttagacagacagatagatagatagatagatagatagatagatagatagatagatagatagataccaACCatttagacagacagatagatagatagatagatagatacagtgaggaaaataagtatttgaacaccctgctattttgcaagttctcccacttagaaatcatggaggagtctgaaattgtcatcgaggtgcatgtccactgtgagagacataatctaaaaaaaatccagaaatcacaatgtatgatttttaactatttatttgtatgatacagctgcaaataagtatttgaacacctgtctatcagctagaattatgaccctcaaagacctgttagtctgcctttaaaatgtccacctccactccatttattatcctaaattagatgcacctgtttgaggtcgttagctgcataaagacacctgtccaccccatacaatccaactactaacatggccaagaccaaagagctgtccaaagacactagagacaaaattgtacacctccacaaggctggaaagggctacgggaaattgccaagcagcttggtgaaaaaggtccactgttggagcaatcattagaaaatggaagaagctaaacatgactgtcaatctccctcggactggggctccatgcaagatctcacctcgtggggtctcaatgatcctaagaaaggtgagaaatcagcccagaactacacgggaggagctggtcaatgacctgaaaagagctgggaccaccgtttccaaggttactgttggtaatacactaagacgtcatggtttgaaatcatgcatggcacggaaggttcccctgcttaaaccagcacatgtccaggcccgacttaagttttccaatgaccatttggatgatccagaggagtcatgggagaaagtcatgtggtcagatgagaccaaaatataacttttggtcataattccactaaacgtgtttggaggaagaagaatgatgagtaccatcccaagaacaccatccctactgtgaagcatggggtggtagcatcatgctttggggtgtttttctgcacatgggacagggcgactgcactgtattaaggagaggatgaccggggccatgtattgccagattttggggaacaacctccttccctcagttagagcattgaagatgggtcgaggctgggtcttccaacatgacaatgaccaagcacacagccaggataaccaaggagtggctctgtaagaagcatatcaaggttctggcgtggcctagccagtctccagacctaaacccaatagagaatctttggagggagctcaaagccagaaacctgactgatctagagaagatctgtgtggaggagtgggccaaaatccctcccgcagtgtgtgcaaacctggtgaaaaactacaggaaacgtttgacctctgtaattgcaaacaaaggctactgtaccaaatattaacattgattttctcaggtgttcaaatacttatttgcagctgtatcatacaaataaatagttaaaaaatcatacattgcgatttctggattttttttttttttagattatgtctctcacagtggacatgcacctacgatgacaatttcagaccctccatgatttctaagtgggagaacttgcaaaatagcagggtgttcaaatacttattttcctcactgtagatACCAACCatttagacagacagatagatagatagatagatagatagatagatagatagatgccaaccatatagatagatagatagatagatagatagatagataggtgaAAACCAGGATAATAGCAGGacagtttttaacattaactaatatttggatgtttttccaaaaacattcctaaaaaagaaagaaggaaagaaactCAGGGGGAAAAACATCTTGTTAAAATTAGACATGTTATAGCAACACAATGAACCCAGTGAACAGTCCATCCAtcacagcctcgttttcattAACGAAAAATAATAATACGAATAACCGGAGTAGCGGCCCGTTTTAAACGCAGTTAAACGACTTTTTATGTTAACAGCTGTTTCGACcctgagaaaacaacattttaccCCCACATACGTTAGTCATCAAATAATTAACACCCCTGTCAGTCAGACACGGAGCAGTATCAGCGCCTCTCACCTTTCAGCTTGTTTTTAATCGAGTCTGCTAGAGATCTGGATAATGTGGGAACCTCCTCAGGATTGTACTGCACCCCGTACAGCTGCTCCCTCAGGATTTCTCTAATGCACTCTTTCGCCACTCCTGCCTTGAACCTACAGGGGAAAGTGGACGAGAAAAAGTTCAGCAGATGTTTACGTAAACACTTCTTCATAAACGCAGGTTAGAAGCACTCGAATCCAGCCTTAAGCTGAGCTAGCTGCTATTTTAGCCGGCTAAGTTCATCGTGAAACGTTTAAACAAGAAGGTCGTCTTACTTGTCTTTATAATTCGGTCTAATGAGGTACGTGTTCGCTCCCGCGTCCATGAATGAAACGCTTCAGACGTTTAACGTGTGCAACGGAACTTTCGCGTTACTGCTTTACCGTGGTTGTCATAGCAACTCGGTTTCATCCGGGGAACGCTCTAACGTCATGGCGTCATACGCACCGGCTGCGTTCACTTCAGACCACGAGCCGCCGAGTACTTGATTTCAGTTGACATTGTATACTTATGATACTTTGTGTATTATGGAAAAGTATTATTTGAAATGTCAGCTCTGTGttgtattgcattaataaaaaaaaacattaaagaaattataaataaaattaaaaataaaattaaaaataaaaaagaccacgAGCCGCCGATTTAAAGTTCATACATTCCCATTGCCTTAAGTCTGATTTCTAgaaatagcctaaataaattcatattcaGTCTGGAGGACATAAATTAGTTATCAAGCAGTAAAACCAAACTGgcataaaaaaatactatagtaatttatagtatagtgtttttgaaccatactatagtaaagtacttgaattaatttgCTGTGGTAATTCTATAGATGCTGTGGTAATGTAACAActagtaatataaacaaattactttacccaatactgtaccaagttttctattttatactacaatacagtttactgtagtaaaaactaaagtatactaCAGTATTTGTATATCGGTTCACTATAGTTACTACAGTATACTTATTTACAGgagtaaatactataataaatactatactataatacactttactattgtatggttcaaaaacactaaagtatttactataaattactatagtatgTTTTCATGTGTTAGGGTGAGCTATATAGGCCCAATGAAGGTAGATTTTATCTGAAACGGTCAACTGTGATCTTAGAGCAAGGGAATTTACCCTAAATGTTAGGTTTGGGtaggttttttaatgtttattttgtttgaagATGTTTTAAACGTTATAATTTCATGCCGTCGGTAAGCTGTAAGGTTGTCTGTTTTGTGGCAGTGTACACAAACACATGTCTGCTATAAAGACCCAAACACTTCCTCTGTGGGATTGTGAAACTCAAGGTGGTCTCGCGGTGGTCTTGTGGTGAGATGATATGTGAGCATGTGATCAGAGATGAAATGATTTGACAAAAAATGTAGGATCCACAGTTACAAATATGTTACAGACCACCAAAATACGcagtttattataaaaatgacttCTTTTAAGATttggttattattgttgttattcttaataataataattaatttttatttaatgattatttatttttatttttattgaaataaattatatttatttattttattataaatatataaatatatatatatatatatatatatatatatatatatataggtgctggtca
The sequence above is a segment of the Onychostoma macrolepis isolate SWU-2019 chromosome 22, ASM1243209v1, whole genome shotgun sequence genome. Coding sequences within it:
- the dynlt2b gene encoding dynein light chain Tctex-type protein 2B, coding for MDAGANTYLIRPNYKDKFKAGVAKECIREILREQLYGVQYNPEEVPTLSRSLADSIKNKLKDVGFDRYKLIVQVVVGEQRGEGVKMAARCFWDADTDSYAQDIFMNDSLFCVAAAFGVYYY